Proteins co-encoded in one Dasypus novemcinctus isolate mDasNov1 chromosome 6, mDasNov1.1.hap2, whole genome shotgun sequence genomic window:
- the PAOX gene encoding peroxisomal N(1)-acetyl-spermine/spermidine oxidase isoform X1, producing MESEGGSAEAPGGGRRVLVVGGGIAGLGAAERLCRHPAFRQLRVLEATARAGGRIRSERRFGGVVEVGAHWIHGPSRGNPVFQLAAQHGLLPESALSEENQRVELGGHVGLPSAAYTSSGARVSLQLVADMADLFYGLLDRTREFLHVAETPVPSVGEFLKKEIGQQVAEWTEDEETQRLKLAILNAFFHLECCVSGTHSMDLVALGPFGEYAMLPGLDCTLPGGYEGLPSCLLASLPEDTVVFNKPVKTIHWNGAFRDEALPRETFPVLVECEDGGCFPAHHVILTVPLGFLKEHLDTFFQPPLPPEKADVIRRMGFGTNNKIFLEFAEPFWEPDCQFIQVVWEDTSPLEPAAAPQDAWLQKLIGFLVLPAFESSHVLCGFIAGRESEFMETLSDEEVLVSLTRALRRMTGNPQLPAPRSLLRSCWHSDPYTRGSYSYVAVGSSGDDVDKLAEPLPAGGVDAQPQVLFAGEATHRTFYSTTHGALLSGWREAERLIGLQTRPKL from the exons ATGGAGTCGGAAGGCGGCAGCGCGGAGGCCCCGGGTGGCGGCCGCCGGGTGCTGGTGGTGGGCGGCGGCATCGCGGGGCTGGGAGCCGCGGAGAGGCTCTGCCGCCACCCGGCCTTCCGGCAGCTGCGGGTCCTGGAGGCCACTGCCCGCGCCGGGGGCCGCATCCGCTCGGAGCGCAGATTCG GCGGCGTGGTGGAGGTGGGTGCGCACTGGATCCACGGCCCGTCCAGAGGCAACCCCGTCTTCCAGCTGGCTGCCCAGCACGGGCTGCTGCCGGAGAGCGCGCTGTCGGAGGAGAACCAGCGCGTGGAGCTCGGCGGCCACGTGGGCCTGCCCTCCGCGGCCTACACCAGCTCCGGGGCGCGGGTGAGCCTGCAGCTGGTGGCCGACATGGCCGACCTGTTCTACGGCCTGCTGGACCGCACCCGCGAGTTCCTGCACGTGGCCGAGACCCCTGTCCCCAGCGTCGGGGAGTTCCTCAAGAAGGAGATCGGCCAGCAGGTGGCCGAGTGGACGGAGGACGAGGAGACCCAGAGGCTCAAGCTGGCCATCCTGAACGCCTTCTTTCACCTGGAGTGCTGCGTGAGCGGCACGCACAGCATGGACCTGGTGGCGCTGGGGCCCTTCGGCGAGTATGCCATGCTGCCCGGGCTGGACTGCACCCTCCCGGG TGGCTACGAGGGCCTCCCCAGCTGCCTCCTGGCCTCCCTGCCTGAGGACACCGTGGTTTTTAACAAGCCCGTGAAAACCATCCACTGGAACGGCGCCTTCCGAGACGAGGCGCTTCCCAGGGAGACATTCCCGGTGCTGGTGGAGTGTGAGGACGGAGGCTGCTTCCCTGCTCACCACGTCATCCTCACCGTGCCACTGG GTTTCCTTAAAGAGCATCTGGACACCTTCTTTCAGCCGCCACTGCCCCCAGAGAAGGCAGACGTGATCCGGAGAATGGGCTTTGGGACCAACAATAAAATCTTCCTGGAGTTTGCGGAGCCCTTCTGGGAGCCGGACTGCCAGTTCATCCAGGTGGTGTGGGAGGACACGTCACCGCTTGAGCCCGCCGCGGCACCACAGGACGCCTGGCTCCAGAAGCTCATCGGCTTCTTGGTCTTGCCTGCCTTCGA GTCCTCCCACGTGCTTTGCGGGTTCATCGCTGGGCGCGAGTCCGAGTTCATGGAGACGCTGTCTGATGAGGAGGTGCTCGTCTCCCTGACCCGGGCCCTGCGGAGGATGACAG GGAATCCCCAGCTTCCCGCGCCCAGGAGCCTGCTGCGGTCTTGCTGGCACAGCGACCCCTACACCAGGGGCTCCTACAGCTACGTCGCCGTGGGCAGCTCTGGGGACGACGTGGACAAGCTGGCCGAGCCCCTCCCTGCAGGCGGCGTAGATGCCCAG CCGCAGGTGCTGTTTGCCGGGGAAGCCACCCACCGCACGTTCTACTCCACCACGCACGGGGCCCTGCTATCCGGCTGGCGTGAGGCCGAGCGCCTCATCGGCCTGCAGACCCGGCCCAAGCTCTGA
- the PAOX gene encoding peroxisomal N(1)-acetyl-spermine/spermidine oxidase isoform X2, translating to MSAPAGKEWKESPVTSKQTPLPDHLTGGVVEVGAHWIHGPSRGNPVFQLAAQHGLLPESALSEENQRVELGGHVGLPSAAYTSSGARVSLQLVADMADLFYGLLDRTREFLHVAETPVPSVGEFLKKEIGQQVAEWTEDEETQRLKLAILNAFFHLECCVSGTHSMDLVALGPFGEYAMLPGLDCTLPGGYEGLPSCLLASLPEDTVVFNKPVKTIHWNGAFRDEALPRETFPVLVECEDGGCFPAHHVILTVPLGFLKEHLDTFFQPPLPPEKADVIRRMGFGTNNKIFLEFAEPFWEPDCQFIQVVWEDTSPLEPAAAPQDAWLQKLIGFLVLPAFESSHVLCGFIAGRESEFMETLSDEEVLVSLTRALRRMTGNPQLPAPRSLLRSCWHSDPYTRGSYSYVAVGSSGDDVDKLAEPLPAGGVDAQPQVLFAGEATHRTFYSTTHGALLSGWREAERLIGLQTRPKL from the exons GCGGCGTGGTGGAGGTGGGTGCGCACTGGATCCACGGCCCGTCCAGAGGCAACCCCGTCTTCCAGCTGGCTGCCCAGCACGGGCTGCTGCCGGAGAGCGCGCTGTCGGAGGAGAACCAGCGCGTGGAGCTCGGCGGCCACGTGGGCCTGCCCTCCGCGGCCTACACCAGCTCCGGGGCGCGGGTGAGCCTGCAGCTGGTGGCCGACATGGCCGACCTGTTCTACGGCCTGCTGGACCGCACCCGCGAGTTCCTGCACGTGGCCGAGACCCCTGTCCCCAGCGTCGGGGAGTTCCTCAAGAAGGAGATCGGCCAGCAGGTGGCCGAGTGGACGGAGGACGAGGAGACCCAGAGGCTCAAGCTGGCCATCCTGAACGCCTTCTTTCACCTGGAGTGCTGCGTGAGCGGCACGCACAGCATGGACCTGGTGGCGCTGGGGCCCTTCGGCGAGTATGCCATGCTGCCCGGGCTGGACTGCACCCTCCCGGG TGGCTACGAGGGCCTCCCCAGCTGCCTCCTGGCCTCCCTGCCTGAGGACACCGTGGTTTTTAACAAGCCCGTGAAAACCATCCACTGGAACGGCGCCTTCCGAGACGAGGCGCTTCCCAGGGAGACATTCCCGGTGCTGGTGGAGTGTGAGGACGGAGGCTGCTTCCCTGCTCACCACGTCATCCTCACCGTGCCACTGG GTTTCCTTAAAGAGCATCTGGACACCTTCTTTCAGCCGCCACTGCCCCCAGAGAAGGCAGACGTGATCCGGAGAATGGGCTTTGGGACCAACAATAAAATCTTCCTGGAGTTTGCGGAGCCCTTCTGGGAGCCGGACTGCCAGTTCATCCAGGTGGTGTGGGAGGACACGTCACCGCTTGAGCCCGCCGCGGCACCACAGGACGCCTGGCTCCAGAAGCTCATCGGCTTCTTGGTCTTGCCTGCCTTCGA GTCCTCCCACGTGCTTTGCGGGTTCATCGCTGGGCGCGAGTCCGAGTTCATGGAGACGCTGTCTGATGAGGAGGTGCTCGTCTCCCTGACCCGGGCCCTGCGGAGGATGACAG GGAATCCCCAGCTTCCCGCGCCCAGGAGCCTGCTGCGGTCTTGCTGGCACAGCGACCCCTACACCAGGGGCTCCTACAGCTACGTCGCCGTGGGCAGCTCTGGGGACGACGTGGACAAGCTGGCCGAGCCCCTCCCTGCAGGCGGCGTAGATGCCCAG CCGCAGGTGCTGTTTGCCGGGGAAGCCACCCACCGCACGTTCTACTCCACCACGCACGGGGCCCTGCTATCCGGCTGGCGTGAGGCCGAGCGCCTCATCGGCCTGCAGACCCGGCCCAAGCTCTGA